Proteins from a genomic interval of bacterium:
- a CDS encoding Trm112 family protein gives MIDKELLEILACPVCKAPVVQRDDRIICTKCGRRYPIRDDIPVMLVDEAEQPAP, from the coding sequence ATGATCGACAAGGAGCTGCTGGAAATCCTCGCCTGCCCGGTCTGCAAGGCACCCGTCGTGCAGCGCGACGACCGGATCATCTGCACGAAGTGCGGCCGCCGGTACCCAATCCGCGACGACATCCCGGTGATGCTGGTCGATGAGGCGGAGCAGCCGGCGCCGTAA
- the acpS gene encoding holo-ACP synthase gives MIRGLGVDIVEVDRIRRAMARWGEPFLHRVFTPAELARGGTSPAAAERLAGRFAAKEAVMKALGQGRRGVGWREIEITTDPSGKPGVHLSGRAAEISDRLGVRAWSLAISHTRLMAIAQALAE, from the coding sequence GTGATCCGCGGACTCGGGGTGGACATCGTGGAGGTGGACCGCATCCGTCGGGCCATGGCCCGGTGGGGCGAGCCGTTCCTCCACCGGGTATTCACGCCCGCGGAGCTCGCCCGGGGCGGGACGTCCCCCGCCGCGGCGGAGCGGCTCGCCGGCCGCTTCGCGGCGAAGGAGGCCGTGATGAAGGCCCTCGGCCAGGGCCGGCGCGGGGTGGGGTGGCGAGAGATCGAGATCACGACCGATCCGTCGGGCAAGCCGGGGGTCCACCTCAGCGGGCGGGCGGCAGAAATCTCGGATCGTCTGGGCGTGCGCGCCTGGTCGCTCGCGATCTCCCACACCCGCCTGATGGCCATCGCCCAGGCGCTTGCCGAGTGA